In Penaeus monodon isolate SGIC_2016 chromosome 41, NSTDA_Pmon_1, whole genome shotgun sequence, a single genomic region encodes these proteins:
- the LOC119598228 gene encoding uncharacterized protein LOC119598228 isoform X2, whose amino-acid sequence MWANQAWASGTVPGAPTGQDKISALQQQAQQYAAFQQQREQQWPPSAQSAVNPWVWGQSGVYGMYNMYGNPAAGVLPMMSVPPPTYQSNNIPQYNAPPPEVPPPPPEDPPPPPPPDEDKDKLGKDGTKGSALDNKAALMSEKKEDSKSQEKPDEGKTPDNQATESRTNPADSKEPTQGPQQENMESEAKRQRLEGQDPANPQGFNSIQGEQGGSWGNPFTPAGNQHDSGQGKGNWHPRGGMGRGNNRMPWNNNPGGNNMNQPWGPYNQGPDNSGRIPQEQGNRNIANYAQDSARGGFGDNRGSGHGLLNQPNDMQQVNPELELDEENDEDLKEFDRRSENWERQFTQWREQNKNHPDKTALNRYDEDWKRWRQELSQKREEIKKKKLEKLQEEANKNVDSSTNQSVQSPANVGTTAATKEPSNSWQQDQERGNATFGQGPERRDLNQPANSRGFNDENQLGVNQNQMGRGRGGFNRGGMGPDHNLGGYNQQGRGRDDQGNENSAWGGMGQFDPNRGFDPTNQGGFDQFNQGRGGFSNFRGRGGFNQPNSGRGRFNQSDQNEGLQQNNVSQDNQPLGGLNQDRQNQGSSGMRGFGRGGFDRGRGGFSQRGRGQGMFNNQGLGPEPTQQEESAMWNKDQDDRIQGGFNQDPHNRGGFNTNNRGQGNFDQDDRDMRNYDENERIQQDSGRGRGSFDMRGRGRGNFDQGGRGYDHGSRGWGDLDQTGRNPGNFNQSDRGFGDYENNNKGRGGFNQSGRGRGGFEHSERGWGNFDQDGRGMGGFDQDSRGRGNFNQRGRGGFDQGGRGTPGGFDQGERGSNFFDQSGKGRGERGPFDHERSQEGFDQGRRGPGDFDMGARGRGGFDQGARGGRGGFDQGGRGRGNSNFNNQDHSNFGRGRDFGQRGGNQFGPGRGGSSGMPDQSMHDGPTDAFGENKPNAGQGWNNNTDRWQGNNPPWGPGGRGGFSGPGNRGRGSGRWDGRDEGGQGRNSNMGPNRGQDPAWWNSGSRESLLEQNSGSQLTGKDDQRKGDKSSFGFGMNEPSTIPGLDLPDTQAPTENKNMTPNQKNPVSAKTVFHDQEDEKIDVKLGAERLHIGPIGVPHSKEKFTLPEDWYDDEEENEHKDTENKEEASRTEEPVHSENKKDEPFEQGFKGQQNAGFGMPDRDMQQGPWQGDRRDRPMYGQDFEGQQKPGFGMPDRDMHSPWQGDNRDRPPFRQGPMDPQRPNRPESNPRAPDTVMHERWGNREEDPRQERFPRDAGPKGRWGEGYDRHWDDRYPGRGGPDDRYRDDPYYNRWDNYGDRRGQEPLWRDERDPYYEDRYGRGSKDYYDWPPRDRDYYDRERDRFYQDGRGPRGSFERNEPSFGTEPRNFHERDRRNSFDREGREFFDRDRRDPYYRGDRDDFGRDSRDWSAQAVENRTVVDYGHSGPGSGGMKMPPSEASPFGMGADMPKQGQANIPEHVRRDPSFRMGSDDRRDNRRLENSPRPPNLDRSHSRSPSKSSSSKQMKPSESGHTPPLNQASKEQDEIGDVVTIEDLVSVPGRFMRPPKMVIILRGPPGSGKTTLAKMIKDREVENGGNPPRILCLDDYFMVETEKMTTDPDTGRKVKTKIMEYEFEPELEESYRMSLIKSFKRQVDDGFFPFIIVDCIHNKVKHFAEMATHAKKCNFEVYIGELEVDQSICHRRNTHNHSREHIQNIIRQWEKTPASYTRVDLTPFIQDAAIEEVEMEDSMEPAATDKEKKEDVEDEDEDKEAFKKVCHSGAALENHRTGNHHNVSKRLNPPQVKNMAYNQSNSSGSAKKPGSGQRSSGAIENKQSNLNKWVNQPVPQKSDSLSQQGVGKIGPSQNENSKKDKNQVKPNQVDKKQGVVNPAQSEASAKDQGKQESTSVKKEPERSGNVLQKTGKGGDKRNSIQAGSQQVGGQRVAGQMGAMSWALGNQSVSWGGLARGFSWSAARLSGVSWGMMGGATPRGGRGGGVSWGTAGRGRLS is encoded by the exons ATGTGGGCTAACCAAGCGTGGGCGTCGGGAACTGTCCCCGGCGCTCCTACGGGACAG GATAAGATTAGTGCATTGCAACAACAAGCTCAGCAGTATGCAGCCTTTCAGCAGCAACGTGAGCAGCAATGGCCACCATCGGCTCAATCTGCGGTCAATCCATGGGTGTGGGGACAGTCTGGG gtgtaTGGAATGTACAACATGTACGGGAACCCAGCAGCTGGTGTTCTTCCAATGATGTCGGTTCCACCTCCAACATACCAGTCCAACAACATCCCCCAGTACAATGCACCTCCCCCTGAGGTGCCCCCACCACCCCCAGaggatcctcctcctccaccgccaccaGATGAGGACAAGGACAAATTGGGGAAGGATGGCACGAAGGGTTCAGCATTAGATAACAAAGCCGCTCTTATGTCTGAGAAAAAGGAGGACAGCAAGTCACAGGAGAAGCCAGACGAGGGGAAGACCCCTGACAATCAGGCCACAGAATCAAGGACCAATCCTGCTGATAGTAAGGAACCAACCCAAGGCCCCCAACAAGAGAACATGGAATCCGAGGCCAAAAGACAGAGACTTGAGGGACAGGACCCCGCCAACCCACAGGGCTTCAACTCCATCCAGGGTGAGCAAGGTGGCAGCTGGGGGAATCCCTTCACACCAGCCGGCAATCAGCATGACAGCGGCCAAGGCAAGGGGAACTGGCACCCTAGAGGAGGAATGGGACGAGGGAATAACCGCATGCCTTGGAATAACAATCCTGGAGGAAACAATATGAACCAGCCTTGGGGACCATACAACCAGGGACCAGACAACAGTGGAAGGATTCCCCAAGAGCAAGGCAACAGGAATATTGCCAATTATGCCCAAGATTCAGCAAGAGGAGGGTTTGGTGATAACAGAGGAA GTGGCCATGGACTCCTAAATCAGCCAAATGATATGCAACAAGTGAACCCAGAATTGGAATTGGACGAAgag AATGATGAAGACTTGAAAGAATTTGATAGACGGTCTGAAAACTGGGAAAGGCAGTTCACACAGTGGCGAgagcaaaataaaaatcatcCCGATAAGACTGCACTTAACAG GTATGATGAGGACTGGAAGAGATGGCGCCAGGAACTCTCACAAAAACGTgaagaaattaagaagaaaaaattggaaaagttaCAGGAAGAGGCAAATAAGAATGTTGATTCTTCCACCAACCAGAGTGTCCAGTCCCCAGCCAATGTAGGTACCACAGCTGCTACCAAAGAACCTTCCAACAGTTGGCAGCAGGATCAG GAGAGAGGAAATGCTACGTTTGGCCAGGGGCCGGAGAGAAGAGACCTAAACCAACCAGCCAACTCCAGAGGCTTCAATGACGAAAACCAGTTGGGAGTTAATCAAAACCAAATGGGTAGAGGACGTGGAGGATTCAACAGGGGTGGCATGGGTCCTGACCACAATCTTGGGGGTTACAACCAGCAGGGCCGAGGCAGGGATGACCAGGGAAACGAGAACTCTGCCTGGGGCGGAATGGGACAGTTTGACCCGAATCGAGGTTTTGATCCCACCAACCAAGGGGGATTTGACCAGTTCAATCAGGGCAGAGGAGGGTTCTCCAATTtccgaggaagaggaggattcaACCAGCCAAATAGTGGAAGAGGAAGATTCAATCAGTCTGACCAAAATGAGGGGCTTCAGCAGAACAATGTTAGCCAAGACAATCAGCCATTAGGTGGATTGAATCAAGACAGACAAAATCAAGGTAGTTCTGGAATGAGAGGCTTTGGACGAGGAGGATTTGACCGTGGACGAGGGGGATTCAGCCAAAGAGGGAGAGGTCAAGGAATGTTCAATAACCAGGGCCTTGGGCCAGAACCAACCCAGCAAGAAGAGTCTGCCATGTGGAATAAAGATCAAGATGACAGGATTCAAGGAGGATTTAACCAGGACCCACACAACAGAGGAGGTTTCAATACCAACAATCGAGGACAGGGTAATTTTGACCAGGATGATCGAGATATGAGGAActatgatgaaaatgaaaggatTCAACAGGACAGTGGCAGAGGCCGTGGCAGTTTTGATATGAGAGGTAGAGGTCGTGGAAACTTTGACCAAGGTGGCAGAGGTTATGACCATGGCAGTAGAGGTTGGGGAGACTTAGACCAAACAGGGAGAAATCCTGGTAATTTTAACCAAAGTGATAGAGGTTTTGGAGactatgaaaacaacaacaaaggtcGAGGAGGTTTTAACCAAAGTGGCAGAGGCCGTGGAGGCTTTGAACACAGTGAAAGGGGCTGGGGTAACTTCGACCAAGATGGTAGAGGTATGGGAGGCTTTGACCAAGACAGTAGAGGTCGTGGAAACTTTAACCAGCGTGGGCGTGGAGGATTCGACCAAGGTGGGAGAGGCACTCCTGGAGGCTTTGACCAAGGAGAGAGAGGCTCCAATTTCTTTGACCAGAGTGGAAAAGGTCGGGGTGAAAGGGGTCCTTTTGACCATGAAAGAAGCCAGGAAGGATTTGATCAAGGGAGAAGAGGCCCTGGAGACTTTGACATGGGCGCAAGAGGTCGGGGAGGCTTTGACCAAGGggcaagaggaggacgaggaggcttCGATCAAGGAGGGAGAGGCCGTGGGAATTCAAACTTCAACAACCAGGACCATTCAAACTTTGGCCGAGGGAGAGACTTTGGTCAGAGGGGAGGGAACCAGTTTGGTCCAGGCCGGGGAGGAAGCAGTGGCATGCCAGACCAATCTATGCATGATGGTCCTACTGATGCATTTGGAGAAAACAAGCCCAATGCAGGTCAGGGCTGGAATAACAACACAGACAG ATGGCAAGGAAACAACCCACCATGGGGACCTGGAGGGAGGGGTGGCTTTAGTGGACCTG GTAACAGAGGCCGTGGCAGTGGCCGCTGGGATGGCCGTGATGAAGGTGGCCAAGGAAGGAATTCCAACATGGGCCCAAATAGGG GACAAGACCCTGCATGGTGGAACTCTGGGTCAAGGGAGAGCCTACTCGAACAGAACAGTGGGTCGCAGCTGACCGGGAAAG ATGACCAGCGGAAAGGGGACAAGAGCAGCTTTGGCTTCGGCATGAATGAGCCCAGCACCATCCCAGGTCTGGACCTCCCAGACACCCAGGCTCCCACGGAGAACAAGAACATGACGCCAAACCAGAAGAATCCCGTGTCAGCCAAGACAGTGTTCCATgaccaggaggatgagaagaTTG ATGTTAAACTTGGTGCTGAACGCCTCCACATTGGACCAATTGGTGTACCACACAGCAAGGAAAAATTTACACTACCAGAAGATTGGTACGATGACGAGGAAGAAAATGAACACAAGGAcacagagaataaagaagaggcgAGTAGAACAGAGGAGCCCGTTCATTCAGAAAACAAGAAAGacgag CCATTTGAACAAGGCTTTAAGGGTCAACAGAATGCAGGTTTTGGAATGCCTGACAGAGACATGCAGCAAGGGCCATGGCAAGGGGACAGGAGAGACAGACCG ATGTATGGCCAAGATTTTGAAGGCCAACAGAAACCAGGTTTTGGAATGCCAGACAGAGACATGCATTCACCATGGCAAGGGGATAATCGAGACCGGCCG CCATTTAGACAGGGCCCAATGGATCCTCAGCGTCCCAACAGACCAGAGTCTAATCCAAGGGCACCAGACACTGTGATGCATGAACGCTGGGG cAATCGAGAGGAAGACCCCAGACAAGAGCGCTTCCCAAGGGATGCAGGTCCAAAAGGCCGCTGGGGTGAAGGGTATGACAGGCATTGGGATGACCGTTATCCAGGAAGAGGTGGTCCCGATGACCGATATAGAGATGATCCTTACTACAATAGGTGGGATAATTATGGTGATCGAAGAGGCCAAGAACCCTTATGGAGGGACGAACGTGATCCTTACTATGAGGACCGCTACGGGAGAGGGTCAAAAGATTATTATGATTGGCCACCTCGTGACAGGGATTATTATGACCGAGAGAGAGATCGCTTTTATCAAGATGGCAGGGGTCCAAGAGGGTCCTTTGAGAGGAATGAACCAAGCTTTGGCACAGAACCCCGGAATTTCCATGAGAGAGATCGAAGAAATAGCTTtgacagagagggaagggaattttTCGACAGAGACAGAAGGGATCCATATTATCGAGGTGATCGAGATGACTTTGGGAGAGATTCTCGGGACTGGAGTGCACAGGCTGTAGAAAACCGAACAGTTGTTGACTATGGACACAGTGGACCAGGTTCAG GAGGGATGAAAATGCCACCAAGTGAGGCATCACCTTTTGGAATGGGAGCTGATATGCCAAAACAG GGACAGGCTAACATACCAGAGCATGTAAGAAGAGACCCTAGCTTCAGAATGGGAAGTGACGACAGAAGAGACAACCGGAGACTTGAGAATTCCCCAAGACCCCCTAATTTAGATCGCAGCCATAGCAGATCCCCATCTAAAAGTAGCAGCAG TAAGCAGATGAAGCCCTCAGAAAGTGGGCACACACCACCTCTGAATCAAGCATCCAAGGAGCAAGATGAGATTGGGGACGTGGTGACTATTGAGGATCTGGTTTCGGTCCCTGGGAGGTTTATGAGGCCTCCCAAGATGGTGATCATTTTAAGAGGACCTCCAGGCTCAGGCAAGACAACATTAGCCAAGATGATAAAG gATAGGGAGGTTGAGAATGGTGGTAATCCACCAAGGATTCTCTGCCTTGATGACTATTTCATGGTTGAAACGGAAAAAATGACCACTGATCCAGATACTGGAAGAAAAGTGAAGACGAAG aTTATGGAGTATGAGTTTGAGCCAGAGTTGGAGGAAAGCTATCGAATGTCGCTAATTAAATCCTTCAAGCGGCAAGTTGACGATGGCTTCTTCCCATTCATCATTGTGGACTGCATTCACAACAAAGTGAAACACTTTGCTGAAATGGCTACCCATGCCAAGAAATGTAATTTTGAG gTATATATTGGTGAACTAGAGGTAGATCAGAGTATCTGCCACAGAAGAAACACTCATAACCACTCCAGAGAACACATCCAGAACATTATTCGCCAGTGGGAGAAGACGCCTGCATCGTATACACGAGTAGATCTGACTCCATTCATTCAAGATGCTGCTATTGAAGAG GTGGAAATGGAAGATTCCATGGAACCAGCAGctacagataaagagaaaaaagaagatgtagaagatgaagatgaggacaAGGAAGCCTTCAAAAAGGTATGTCACTCAGGTGCTGCCCTCGAAAACCATAGAACTGGTAACCATCACAATGTTAGCAAACGATTAAATCCTCCTCAAGTTAAAAATATGGCCTATAACCAGAGCAATTCATCTGGGAGTGCCAAGAAGCCTGGCTCTGGACAAAGATCCTCTGGAGCAATAGAAAACAAGCAAAGTAATTTAAATAAGTGGGTTAATCAGCCTGTTCCCCAAAAGTCTGATAgtctcagccagcaaggagttgGGAAAATAGGTCCATCACAAAATGAGAatagtaaaaaggataaaaaccaAGTAAAACCTAACCAGGTTGATAAAAAGCAGGGTGTAGTAAATCCTGCACAAAGCGAAGCCAGTGCTAAAGACCAGGGGAAACAGGAGAGCACCTCAGTGAAAAAGGAGCCAGAAAGAAGTGGAAATGTGCTGCAGAAGACAGGAAAGGGTGGGGATAAGAGAAATTCTATCCAAGCAGGTAGTCAGCAGGTAGGAGGTCAGCGAGTTGCAGGTCAAATGGGAGCCATGAGCTGGGCCTTAGGGAACCAGTCTGTCAGCTGGGGTGGGCTGGCAAGAGGGTTTAGCTGGAGTGCAGCCAGGTTGAGTGGGGTCAGCTGGGGCATGATGGGGGGTGCTACtccaagaggaggaaggggaggtggggttaGCTGGGGCACAGCCGGAAGAGGTAGGTTGAGTTGA